The Maylandia zebra isolate NMK-2024a linkage group LG4, Mzebra_GT3a, whole genome shotgun sequence genome includes a window with the following:
- the LOC101468106 gene encoding BUB3-interacting and GLEBS motif-containing protein ZNF207, which translates to MGRKKKKQMKPWCWYCNRDFDDEKILIQHQKAKHFKCHICHKKLYTGPGLAIHCMQVHKETIDGVPNAIPGRIDIELEIYGMEGIPEKDMEERRRMLEQKNQETQKKKQNQDDSDEYDDDDEPGPSFQQPAARQPQAGYVPPMTQPGMLPVGSGTPALPPGSYSGIPPMMPGVPPMIPATPPVMPGMPPGMIPMGRMMPPMMPGVPPGIPPPMGTRPAITHMPQLPPAAGVLPRPAVPAGPSVQPDVTKPLFPSAGQMAGQVASTSKASPSADTQSASPKALFPSTSQSQQTVSGSPHTPPSTTSDLAKPTFPAYTQSSTSLASPNAGSSTVSKPPSTVTSKPATLTTSSATSKLIHPDEDISLEEFRAQLSQYQCSIPRQGQTTSAAASVGGMMAPQQHSMRHPIPGQYGGPQQGMPGYIPGRLPPYIQAPPVVPPVYQGGPPRPTIVTRPPVMSPGGHY; encoded by the exons ATgggcaggaagaagaaaaagcagatgAAGCCTTGGTGTTG GTACTGTAACAGAGATTTCGATGATGAAAAGATTCTCATCCAGCATCAGAAAGCCAAACACTTCAAGTGCCACATCTGTCATAAGAAGCTGTACACCGGCCCCGGGCTCGCCATCCACTGTATGCAG GTACATAAAGAGACCATTGATGGAGTTCCTAATGCAATACCTGGAAGAATAGATATTGAACTGGAGATATACGGCATGGAGGGTATTCCAGAGAAAGacatggaggagaggagaaggatGTTAGAGCAGAAGAACCAAG AGActcagaagaagaagcagaaccAGGATGACTCTGATGAATATGATGACGACGATGAGCCCGGTCCCTCCTTTCAGCAGCCTGCTGCACGTCAGCCACAAGCTGGCTATGTCCCCCCTATGACCCAGCCTGGTATGCTTCCTGTTGGATCTGGGACCCCAGCATTACCACCAGGCAGCTACTCAG GAATTCCCCCGATGATGCCAGGTGTGCCACCCATGATTCCAGCGACGCCCCCTGTAATGCCAGGAATGCCTCCAGG GATGATCCCAATGGGTCGGATGATGCCTCCGATGATGCCCGGTGTACCACCAG GCATTCCTCCTCCAATGGGTACCCGTCCAGCCATCACTCACATGCCTCAGCTCCCGCCTGCTGCAGGCGTGCTGCCCAGACCTGCAGTTCCTGCTGGCCCGTCGGTGCAACCTGATGTCACAAAGCCTCTTTTCCCGAGTGCTGGGCAG ATGGCCGGTCAAGTTGCAAGTACAAGTAAAGCCTCACCAAGCGCAGACACTCAGTCCGCTTCCCCTAAAGCTCTGTTCCCTAGCACTTCACAA AGTCAGCAGACAGTGTCGGGGTCCCCTCACACTCCCCCCTCCACCACCTCCGACCTCGCAAAGCCCACTTTCCCAGCCTACACTCAGTCCTCCACCAGTTTGGCCAGCCCAAATGCTGGCAGCAGTACGgtctccaaacctccctccacagTAACCAGTAAGCCTGCCACGCTCACCACCTCCAGTGCAACCAGTAAGTTGATCCACCCTGATGAGGATATCTCACTG GAAGAGTTTCGCGCTCAGTTGTCCCAGTACCAGTGCAGTATTCCCCGTCAAGGCCAGACCACCAGTGCTGCAGCGTCAGTGGGTGGCATGATGGCTCCTCAGCAGCACAGCATGAGGCATCCCATACCTG GTCAGTATGGTGGGCCACAGCAGGGGATGCCAGGCTACATACCTGGGCGACTACCTCCGTATATTCAGGCCCCTCCTGTTGTTCCCCCAGTGTACCAGGGAGGCCCTCCACGGCCAACCATTGTCACGAGACCCCCTGTCATGTCTCCTGGAGGCCACTACTGA
- the rhot1a gene encoding mitochondrial Rho GTPase 1-A isoform X1, producing the protein MRKDVRILLVGEPKVGKTSLIMSLVSEEFPDEVPLRAEEITIPADVTPERVPTHIVDYSEAEQSDEQLYQEISKANVICIVYSVNNKKSIEKVTSHWIPLINDRTDKDSRVPLILVGNKSDLVEHSSMETILPIMNQYQDIETCVECSAKNLKNISELFYYAQKAVLHPTGPLYCPEEKELKPSCIKALTRIFKISDLDNDGTLNDSELNFFQRTCFNTPLAPQALEDVKNVVRRNMMDGVKDNGLTLKGFLFLHTLFIQRGRHETTWTVLRRFGYDDDLELTQEYLFPLIKIPPDCTTELNHNAYLFLQSVFDKHDKDRDCALSPEEVKDLFKVFPYMPWGPDVNNTVCTNEQGWLTYQGYLSQWTLTTYLDVQRSLEYLGYLGYSIIYEQESQAAAITVTRNKRIDLQKKQTQRSVFRCNVLGARGSGKSGFLQAFLGRNLQRQRRIREEHKSFYAISTTYVYGQEKYLLLHEVMPDFDFLTETDLACDVVCLVYDVNNPRSFEYCAKVYKQYFIDSKTPCVVIAAKSDLHEVRQHYSLSPHDFCRKHKLHPPQPFTCSTNEAPSKDIYTRLTTMAMYPHARLHCMCACNRCTYCLCQNLLKLELLRSIKAQLRTVVFNRHMAQADLKNSTFWLRASVGATVFAVLGFAMYRALLKQR; encoded by the exons CTAAGGTGGGGAAGACGTCCCTAATTATGTCTTTAGTCAGTGAGGAGTTTCCAGATGAG GTTCCACTCCGAGCTGAAGAGATCACCATCCCAGCCGATGTCACCCCGGAGAGGGTGCCCACACACATTGTGGACTACTCGG aagcagagcagtcAGATGAGCAGCTGTATCAGGAAATATCAAAG GCTAATGTGATCTGCATAGTTTACTCAGTCAACAACAAGAAGTCGATTGAGAAG GTGACGAGCCACTGGATTCCTCTCATAAACGACAGAACGGACAAAGACAGCAG GGTGCCACTGATTCTTGTGGGGAACAAGTCAGACCTGGTGGAGCACAGCAGCATGGAGACCATCCTGCCAATCATGAATCAATACCAGGATATTGAGACGTGTGTAGAG TGCTCTGCAAAAAACCTGAAGAATATCTCCGAGCTGTTCTACTACGCCCAGAAGGCCGTTCTCCACCCGACAGGACCCCTGTACTGCCCAGAGGAGAAGGAG CTGAAGCCTTCATGCATTAAGGCTTTAACCAGGATATTTAAAATCTCTGACCTGGACAATGACGGCACCCTTAATGACAGCGAGCTCAACTTCTTTCAG AGAACATGCTTCAATACACCACTGGCACCCCAGGCGTTAGAGGACGTAAAGAACGTGGTCAGAAGAAACATGATGGATGGAGTCAAAGACAACGGGCTCACGCTCAAAG gCTTCCTCTTCCTGCACACCCTCTTCATACAGCGAGGTCGGCACGAGACCACATGGACCGTGCTGAGGAGGTTCGGTTATGACGACGACCTGGAGCTCACGCAGGAGTACCTGTTCCCCCT GATAAAGATCCCTCCAGACTGCACCACGGAGCTTAACCACAACGCTTACCTCTTTCTTCAGAGTGTCTTTGACAAGCATGACAAA GACAGAGACTGCGCGCTGTCGCCAGAGGAGGTGAAAGACTTGTTCAAAGTGTTTCCCTACATGCCCTGGGGTCCAGATGTAAACAACACAGTTTGCACTAATGAACAGGGATGGCTCACATACCAGGGATACCTCTCCCAGTGGAC GTTAACAACATATCTGGATGTGCAGCGTAGTTTGGAGTACTTGGGCTACCTCGGCTACTCTATCATCTATGAGCAGGAATCCCAAGCGGCTGCAATTACAG TGACCCGTAACAAGCGCATTGACCTGCAGAAGAAGCAGACCCAGCGCAGCGTCTTCCGCTGCAACGTTTTAGGAGCACGGGGCAGCGGAAAGAGCGGCTTCCTCCAAGCATTTCTCGGCAGGAACCTGCAG CGACAGAGGCGGATTAGAGAAGAGCACAAGTCCTTCTATGCCATCAGCACGACTTACGTTTACGGTCAGGAGAAGTACCTGCTG CTCCACGAGGTGATGCCGGATTTTGACTTCCTGACGGAGACGGACTTGGCCTGTGATGTGGTCTGCCTGGTGTACGACGTCAACAATCCTCGCTCGTTTGAGTACTGCGCAAAAGTGTACAAG CAATACTTCATAGACAGCAAGACGCCGTGTGTGGTGATAGCCGCCAAGTCGGACCTGCACGAGGTGCGGCAGCACTACAGCCTGTCGCCGCATGACTTCTGCCGGAAACACAAGCTCCACCCACCCCAGCCTTTCACCTGCAGCACGAACGAAGCACCCAGCAAAGACATCTACACTAGACTCACCACCATGGCCATGTACCC CCACGCCCGTCTCCACTGCATGTGTGCCTGCAACAGGTGCACATATTGCCTCTGTCAGAACCTCCTCAAGTTGGAGCTGCTGCGCAGCATTAAGGCCCAACTCCGCACGGTCGTGTTCAACAG ACACATGGCTCAGGCAGACCTGAAGAACTCCACCTTTTGGCTGAGGGCGAGCGTCGGCGCCACAGTGTTTGCCGTGCTGGGCTTCGCCATGTACAGAGCGCTTCTCAAACAGCGGTGA
- the lg4h17orf75 gene encoding protein Njmu-R1 isoform X2: MFASQTSSFQDSIDVEERDDFDSEEIAGYSQKIQLNCYYTIYLYQGTSLTLIDSSLPSEAEPELRTYISRRLSKGALLGGMGNIATVELSIPEQAVGCYCCLLEQERSPEQPDSDGNGYVICFMGGSEKGLNLFRLELDKYVQGLHSSLQTPELQNLETEVRPYLSQWYEESVMHIHRVVQLVQSNISFLLHAALSHTHVEVINSDERTKADVSRFIKAASLQGLSQQDTTTASLCKAISEDAQSALIIDCSTSPPTLTKTVSNRFCDDWIQAFLNAAERCNPFLLRQILENFKLKAIQDMNSLKRFVRQAEMSHYALFRCCQFLQGCGNGDVLLQNARAEHSDLPEACSIITVLEEFLREQSQAQA, encoded by the exons ATGTTTGCCTCCCAAACCTCGTCCTTCCAAGATTCAATCGACGTGGAGGAGAGAGATGACTTTGACAGCGAAGAAATAGCTGGATACAGCCAGAAGATTCAGCTGAACTGCTACTACACCATCTATCTTTATCAAGGCACAAG CCTCACACTAATTGACAGCAGCCTGCCATCAGAGGCAGAGCCAGAGCTGCGGACCTACATTTCAAGGAGGCTGAGCAAAGGAGCCCTGCTTGGAGGCATGGGCAACATTGCCACTGTGGAACTCAG TATTCCAGAGCAGGCCGTCGGCTGCTACTGCTGCCTCCTGGAGCAGGAACGGTCTCCCGAACAGCCGGATTCCGATGGAAATGGATATGTCATCTGCTTTATGGGAGGGTCTGAAAAAGGACTGAATTTAT TCAGATTAGAGCTCGATAAGTACGTCCAAGGCCTGCACAGCAGCCTGCAAACCCCAGAG cTGCAGAACCTTGAGACGGAGGTGCGCCCCTATCTGAGTCAGTGGTACGAGGAGTCTGTGATGCACATTCATCGAgtggtgcagctggtccagAGCAACATCAGCTTCCTGCTCCACGCT GCTCTGAGTCACACACATGTCGAGGTCATCAATTCAGACGAGAGGACAAAGGCTGACGTTTCCAG GTTCATCAAAGCAGCCAGTTTGCAGGGACTTTCCCAGCAAGACACCACGACCGCTTCTCTGTGCAAGGCCATCTCAGAGGACGCACAGTCTGCCCTGATTATAGACTGCTCCACCAGCCCACCCACACTCACAAAAACTG TCAGTAACCGTTTCTGTGATGACTGGATTCAAGCATTTCTGAACGCTGCAGAGCGTTGCAATCCGTTCCTGCTCAGACAGATTCTGGAGAACTTTAAACTTAAG GCCATCCAGGACATGAACAGCTTGAAGCGCTTTGTGCGGCAGGCAGAGATGAGTCACTACGCGCTATTTCGCTGCTGCCAGTTCCTGCAGGGCTGCGGAAACGGGGACGTGCTCCTGCAGAACGCCCGGGCCGAGCACAGCGACCTGCCCGAAGCCTGCAGCATCATCACGGTCCTGGAGGAGTTCCTCAGGGAACAATCCCAGGCCCAAGCGTGA
- the rhot1a gene encoding mitochondrial Rho GTPase 1-A isoform X2 → MRKDVRILLVGEPKVGKTSLIMSLVSEEFPDEVPLRAEEITIPADVTPERVPTHIVDYSAEQSDEQLYQEISKANVICIVYSVNNKKSIEKVTSHWIPLINDRTDKDSRVPLILVGNKSDLVEHSSMETILPIMNQYQDIETCVECSAKNLKNISELFYYAQKAVLHPTGPLYCPEEKELKPSCIKALTRIFKISDLDNDGTLNDSELNFFQRTCFNTPLAPQALEDVKNVVRRNMMDGVKDNGLTLKGFLFLHTLFIQRGRHETTWTVLRRFGYDDDLELTQEYLFPLIKIPPDCTTELNHNAYLFLQSVFDKHDKDRDCALSPEEVKDLFKVFPYMPWGPDVNNTVCTNEQGWLTYQGYLSQWTLTTYLDVQRSLEYLGYLGYSIIYEQESQAAAITVTRNKRIDLQKKQTQRSVFRCNVLGARGSGKSGFLQAFLGRNLQRQRRIREEHKSFYAISTTYVYGQEKYLLLHEVMPDFDFLTETDLACDVVCLVYDVNNPRSFEYCAKVYKQYFIDSKTPCVVIAAKSDLHEVRQHYSLSPHDFCRKHKLHPPQPFTCSTNEAPSKDIYTRLTTMAMYPHARLHCMCACNRCTYCLCQNLLKLELLRSIKAQLRTVVFNRHMAQADLKNSTFWLRASVGATVFAVLGFAMYRALLKQR, encoded by the exons CTAAGGTGGGGAAGACGTCCCTAATTATGTCTTTAGTCAGTGAGGAGTTTCCAGATGAG GTTCCACTCCGAGCTGAAGAGATCACCATCCCAGCCGATGTCACCCCGGAGAGGGTGCCCACACACATTGTGGACTACTCGG cagagcagtcAGATGAGCAGCTGTATCAGGAAATATCAAAG GCTAATGTGATCTGCATAGTTTACTCAGTCAACAACAAGAAGTCGATTGAGAAG GTGACGAGCCACTGGATTCCTCTCATAAACGACAGAACGGACAAAGACAGCAG GGTGCCACTGATTCTTGTGGGGAACAAGTCAGACCTGGTGGAGCACAGCAGCATGGAGACCATCCTGCCAATCATGAATCAATACCAGGATATTGAGACGTGTGTAGAG TGCTCTGCAAAAAACCTGAAGAATATCTCCGAGCTGTTCTACTACGCCCAGAAGGCCGTTCTCCACCCGACAGGACCCCTGTACTGCCCAGAGGAGAAGGAG CTGAAGCCTTCATGCATTAAGGCTTTAACCAGGATATTTAAAATCTCTGACCTGGACAATGACGGCACCCTTAATGACAGCGAGCTCAACTTCTTTCAG AGAACATGCTTCAATACACCACTGGCACCCCAGGCGTTAGAGGACGTAAAGAACGTGGTCAGAAGAAACATGATGGATGGAGTCAAAGACAACGGGCTCACGCTCAAAG gCTTCCTCTTCCTGCACACCCTCTTCATACAGCGAGGTCGGCACGAGACCACATGGACCGTGCTGAGGAGGTTCGGTTATGACGACGACCTGGAGCTCACGCAGGAGTACCTGTTCCCCCT GATAAAGATCCCTCCAGACTGCACCACGGAGCTTAACCACAACGCTTACCTCTTTCTTCAGAGTGTCTTTGACAAGCATGACAAA GACAGAGACTGCGCGCTGTCGCCAGAGGAGGTGAAAGACTTGTTCAAAGTGTTTCCCTACATGCCCTGGGGTCCAGATGTAAACAACACAGTTTGCACTAATGAACAGGGATGGCTCACATACCAGGGATACCTCTCCCAGTGGAC GTTAACAACATATCTGGATGTGCAGCGTAGTTTGGAGTACTTGGGCTACCTCGGCTACTCTATCATCTATGAGCAGGAATCCCAAGCGGCTGCAATTACAG TGACCCGTAACAAGCGCATTGACCTGCAGAAGAAGCAGACCCAGCGCAGCGTCTTCCGCTGCAACGTTTTAGGAGCACGGGGCAGCGGAAAGAGCGGCTTCCTCCAAGCATTTCTCGGCAGGAACCTGCAG CGACAGAGGCGGATTAGAGAAGAGCACAAGTCCTTCTATGCCATCAGCACGACTTACGTTTACGGTCAGGAGAAGTACCTGCTG CTCCACGAGGTGATGCCGGATTTTGACTTCCTGACGGAGACGGACTTGGCCTGTGATGTGGTCTGCCTGGTGTACGACGTCAACAATCCTCGCTCGTTTGAGTACTGCGCAAAAGTGTACAAG CAATACTTCATAGACAGCAAGACGCCGTGTGTGGTGATAGCCGCCAAGTCGGACCTGCACGAGGTGCGGCAGCACTACAGCCTGTCGCCGCATGACTTCTGCCGGAAACACAAGCTCCACCCACCCCAGCCTTTCACCTGCAGCACGAACGAAGCACCCAGCAAAGACATCTACACTAGACTCACCACCATGGCCATGTACCC CCACGCCCGTCTCCACTGCATGTGTGCCTGCAACAGGTGCACATATTGCCTCTGTCAGAACCTCCTCAAGTTGGAGCTGCTGCGCAGCATTAAGGCCCAACTCCGCACGGTCGTGTTCAACAG ACACATGGCTCAGGCAGACCTGAAGAACTCCACCTTTTGGCTGAGGGCGAGCGTCGGCGCCACAGTGTTTGCCGTGCTGGGCTTCGCCATGTACAGAGCGCTTCTCAAACAGCGGTGA
- the lg4h17orf75 gene encoding protein Njmu-R1 isoform X1, whose translation MFASQTSSFQDSIDVEERDDFDSEEIAGYSQKIQLNCYYTIYLYQGTRSEASGENVAWNQRRADSTTSQEDFSLTLIDSSLPSEAEPELRTYISRRLSKGALLGGMGNIATVELSIPEQAVGCYCCLLEQERSPEQPDSDGNGYVICFMGGSEKGLNLFRLELDKYVQGLHSSLQTPELQNLETEVRPYLSQWYEESVMHIHRVVQLVQSNISFLLHAALSHTHVEVINSDERTKADVSRFIKAASLQGLSQQDTTTASLCKAISEDAQSALIIDCSTSPPTLTKTVSNRFCDDWIQAFLNAAERCNPFLLRQILENFKLKAIQDMNSLKRFVRQAEMSHYALFRCCQFLQGCGNGDVLLQNARAEHSDLPEACSIITVLEEFLREQSQAQA comes from the exons ATGTTTGCCTCCCAAACCTCGTCCTTCCAAGATTCAATCGACGTGGAGGAGAGAGATGACTTTGACAGCGAAGAAATAGCTGGATACAGCCAGAAGATTCAGCTGAACTGCTACTACACCATCTATCTTTATCAAGGCACAAG ATCTGAGGCTTCTGGGGAAAATGTGGCATGGAACCAGAGACGAGCAGACTCCACAACCAGTCAGGAAGACTTTAG CCTCACACTAATTGACAGCAGCCTGCCATCAGAGGCAGAGCCAGAGCTGCGGACCTACATTTCAAGGAGGCTGAGCAAAGGAGCCCTGCTTGGAGGCATGGGCAACATTGCCACTGTGGAACTCAG TATTCCAGAGCAGGCCGTCGGCTGCTACTGCTGCCTCCTGGAGCAGGAACGGTCTCCCGAACAGCCGGATTCCGATGGAAATGGATATGTCATCTGCTTTATGGGAGGGTCTGAAAAAGGACTGAATTTAT TCAGATTAGAGCTCGATAAGTACGTCCAAGGCCTGCACAGCAGCCTGCAAACCCCAGAG cTGCAGAACCTTGAGACGGAGGTGCGCCCCTATCTGAGTCAGTGGTACGAGGAGTCTGTGATGCACATTCATCGAgtggtgcagctggtccagAGCAACATCAGCTTCCTGCTCCACGCT GCTCTGAGTCACACACATGTCGAGGTCATCAATTCAGACGAGAGGACAAAGGCTGACGTTTCCAG GTTCATCAAAGCAGCCAGTTTGCAGGGACTTTCCCAGCAAGACACCACGACCGCTTCTCTGTGCAAGGCCATCTCAGAGGACGCACAGTCTGCCCTGATTATAGACTGCTCCACCAGCCCACCCACACTCACAAAAACTG TCAGTAACCGTTTCTGTGATGACTGGATTCAAGCATTTCTGAACGCTGCAGAGCGTTGCAATCCGTTCCTGCTCAGACAGATTCTGGAGAACTTTAAACTTAAG GCCATCCAGGACATGAACAGCTTGAAGCGCTTTGTGCGGCAGGCAGAGATGAGTCACTACGCGCTATTTCGCTGCTGCCAGTTCCTGCAGGGCTGCGGAAACGGGGACGTGCTCCTGCAGAACGCCCGGGCCGAGCACAGCGACCTGCCCGAAGCCTGCAGCATCATCACGGTCCTGGAGGAGTTCCTCAGGGAACAATCCCAGGCCCAAGCGTGA
- the rhot1a gene encoding mitochondrial Rho GTPase 1-A isoform X3, whose product MRKDVRILLVGEPKVGKTSLIMSLVSEEFPDEVPLRAEEITIPADVTPERVPTHIVDYSEAEQSDEQLYQEISKANVICIVYSVNNKKSIEKVTSHWIPLINDRTDKDSRVPLILVGNKSDLVEHSSMETILPIMNQYQDIETCVECSAKNLKNISELFYYAQKAVLHPTGPLYCPEEKELKPSCIKALTRIFKISDLDNDGTLNDSELNFFQRTCFNTPLAPQALEDVKNVVRRNMMDGVKDNGLTLKGFLFLHTLFIQRGRHETTWTVLRRFGYDDDLELTQEYLFPLIKIPPDCTTELNHNAYLFLQSVFDKHDKDRDCALSPEEVKDLFKVFPYMPWGPDVNNTVCTNEQGWLTYQGYLSQWTLTTYLDVQRSLEYLGYLGYSIIYEQESQAAAITVTRNKRIDLQKKQTQRSVFRCNVLGARGSGKSGFLQAFLGRNLQRQRRIREEHKSFYAISTTYVYGQEKYLLLHEVMPDFDFLTETDLACDVVCLVYDVNNPRSFEYCAKVYKQYFIDSKTPCVVIAAKSDLHEVRQHYSLSPHDFCRKHKLHPPQPFTCSTNEAPSKDIYTRLTTMAMYPHMAQADLKNSTFWLRASVGATVFAVLGFAMYRALLKQR is encoded by the exons CTAAGGTGGGGAAGACGTCCCTAATTATGTCTTTAGTCAGTGAGGAGTTTCCAGATGAG GTTCCACTCCGAGCTGAAGAGATCACCATCCCAGCCGATGTCACCCCGGAGAGGGTGCCCACACACATTGTGGACTACTCGG aagcagagcagtcAGATGAGCAGCTGTATCAGGAAATATCAAAG GCTAATGTGATCTGCATAGTTTACTCAGTCAACAACAAGAAGTCGATTGAGAAG GTGACGAGCCACTGGATTCCTCTCATAAACGACAGAACGGACAAAGACAGCAG GGTGCCACTGATTCTTGTGGGGAACAAGTCAGACCTGGTGGAGCACAGCAGCATGGAGACCATCCTGCCAATCATGAATCAATACCAGGATATTGAGACGTGTGTAGAG TGCTCTGCAAAAAACCTGAAGAATATCTCCGAGCTGTTCTACTACGCCCAGAAGGCCGTTCTCCACCCGACAGGACCCCTGTACTGCCCAGAGGAGAAGGAG CTGAAGCCTTCATGCATTAAGGCTTTAACCAGGATATTTAAAATCTCTGACCTGGACAATGACGGCACCCTTAATGACAGCGAGCTCAACTTCTTTCAG AGAACATGCTTCAATACACCACTGGCACCCCAGGCGTTAGAGGACGTAAAGAACGTGGTCAGAAGAAACATGATGGATGGAGTCAAAGACAACGGGCTCACGCTCAAAG gCTTCCTCTTCCTGCACACCCTCTTCATACAGCGAGGTCGGCACGAGACCACATGGACCGTGCTGAGGAGGTTCGGTTATGACGACGACCTGGAGCTCACGCAGGAGTACCTGTTCCCCCT GATAAAGATCCCTCCAGACTGCACCACGGAGCTTAACCACAACGCTTACCTCTTTCTTCAGAGTGTCTTTGACAAGCATGACAAA GACAGAGACTGCGCGCTGTCGCCAGAGGAGGTGAAAGACTTGTTCAAAGTGTTTCCCTACATGCCCTGGGGTCCAGATGTAAACAACACAGTTTGCACTAATGAACAGGGATGGCTCACATACCAGGGATACCTCTCCCAGTGGAC GTTAACAACATATCTGGATGTGCAGCGTAGTTTGGAGTACTTGGGCTACCTCGGCTACTCTATCATCTATGAGCAGGAATCCCAAGCGGCTGCAATTACAG TGACCCGTAACAAGCGCATTGACCTGCAGAAGAAGCAGACCCAGCGCAGCGTCTTCCGCTGCAACGTTTTAGGAGCACGGGGCAGCGGAAAGAGCGGCTTCCTCCAAGCATTTCTCGGCAGGAACCTGCAG CGACAGAGGCGGATTAGAGAAGAGCACAAGTCCTTCTATGCCATCAGCACGACTTACGTTTACGGTCAGGAGAAGTACCTGCTG CTCCACGAGGTGATGCCGGATTTTGACTTCCTGACGGAGACGGACTTGGCCTGTGATGTGGTCTGCCTGGTGTACGACGTCAACAATCCTCGCTCGTTTGAGTACTGCGCAAAAGTGTACAAG CAATACTTCATAGACAGCAAGACGCCGTGTGTGGTGATAGCCGCCAAGTCGGACCTGCACGAGGTGCGGCAGCACTACAGCCTGTCGCCGCATGACTTCTGCCGGAAACACAAGCTCCACCCACCCCAGCCTTTCACCTGCAGCACGAACGAAGCACCCAGCAAAGACATCTACACTAGACTCACCACCATGGCCATGTACCC ACACATGGCTCAGGCAGACCTGAAGAACTCCACCTTTTGGCTGAGGGCGAGCGTCGGCGCCACAGTGTTTGCCGTGCTGGGCTTCGCCATGTACAGAGCGCTTCTCAAACAGCGGTGA